ACTGAGCCTTCAGCGCCTCGAAGGTCGCGCGCACCATGTTGTAGGGGTTGGACGAGCCGACCGACTTGCCGACCACGTCCTGGACGCCCAGGGTTTCGAGGACGGCGCGCATCGGACCGCCGGCGATGACGCCGGTGCCCGGAGGGGCCGAGCGGACCATGACCTTGCCAGCGCCCCAACGGCCATTGCCGTCGTGGTGCAGGGTGCGGCTCTCGCGGAGCGGCACGCGGATCATCGTCTTCTTGGCTTCTTCGGTCGCCTTGCGGATCGCTTCCGGCACTTCACGGGCCTTACCGTGACCGAAGCCGACGCGGCCCTTCTGGTCGCCGACGATCATCAGGGCGGCGAACGAGAAACGACGTCCACCCTTCACGGTCGCGGCGACGCGGTTGATGTGCACCAGCTTCTCGACGATGTCGGAATCGGCGCGTTCTTCAGCGGGGTTGCCGCGGTTGCGGTCGCGACGGTTACCGTCGCCGCCGCCTTGTGAGTTTCCACGAGCCATCTGCGTACCCCTAGAAGTTCAGGCCGGCTTCGCGCGCGGCGTCGGCGAGGGCCTTGACCCGGCCGTGGTAAATGTAGCCGCCGCGATCGAAGACGACGTCCTTGACGCCCTTTTCAATGGCGCGCTGGGCGACCAGGGCGCCGACGCGGGCGGCGGCGTCCTTGTCCGAGCCCTTGGCCGTCTTGTCTTCGCCTTCCAGCGAGGACGCGGCGGCCAGAGTCACGCCGCGAGCATCATCGATGATCTGGGCGTAGATTTGCTTGGACGAACGAAAGACCGACAGGCGCGGACGGCCGTTGGCCAGCGAACGCAGGCGGATGCGCGTGCGCTCGGCGCGGCGCTTGGCGGTGTCACGAGGAGTAAGAGCCATGACCTACTTCTTCTTGCCTTCCTTGCGACGGACCACTTCGCCCGCATAGCGGACGCCCTTGCCCTTGTAGGGCTCGGGGGGCCGAAGCCCACGGATCTGCGAGGCGATCTCGCCAACGACCTGCTTGTCGATGCCGCTGATCTTGATTTCGGTTTGCTTGGGCACCACGAAGGTGATCCCGGCCGGCGGCGGCACATCCACGTCATGGCTGAAGCCGAGCTGCATCGAAAGGGCGTCGCCCTTCATCGCGGCGCGGTAACCAACGCCCACCAGTTCGAGAGTCTTCTCGAAGCCGGTGGTGACACCTTCGACCATGTTGCCAACCAGAGTGCGCGAGAGGCCCCACATGGCTTGCGCCCTGGTGCTCTCGACGGCCTTGGTCAGGAGCAGCTCAGCGCCCTCCTGCTTGACCACGATCTCTTCCGGCAGGGTCCAGGAGAGTTGGCCCTTGGGCCCCTTCACCTCAACCGTCTGACCGGAGATGGTGACCGTCACCCCAGAGGGGACGGCGACCGCCTTCTTTCCGATACGGGACATTCTAGTAGACCCTGCAGAGGACTTCGCCGCCCACGTTCGCGTCACGCGCGGCCGTGTCGGACATGACGCCCTTGGGCGTCGACAGGATCGAGATCCCAAGACCGTTCTTCACGGGCTTCAGATCCGAGATCGACGAATAGACGCGACGGCCAGGCTTCGAAACGCGGCGGATTTCCACGATGACCGGCTGGCCGTCGAAGTACTTCAGCTCGATTTCGAATTCCGGGAAGGCGCCGGGCGCCTGAACCAGGTGGTAGCCGCGGATGTAGCCTTCGTCGGCCAGCACATCGAGGACGCGCGCGCGCATCTTCGAGGCCGGGACCATGACTTTCGAACGGCCGCGGGTCGCGGCGTTCTTGATGCGGGCGATCATATCGCCAACGGGGTCGTTCACCATGAGACCCTCCTCACCAGCTCGACTTCACGAGGCCAGGAATCTGGCCATTCGATCCCAGATCGCGCAGGGCGATCCGGCTCATACGCAGCTTGCGGTAATAGGCCCGCGGACGCCCCGTGATCTCGCACCGGTTACGGATGCGGGTCTTGGACGAGTTACGCGGCAGCTCGGCAAGCTTGAGGCGAGCTTCGAAGCGTTCTTCGAGGGGCAGGCTCTCATTGTTGGCGACCGCCTTGAGCGCGTCGCGCTTGCCGGCGAATTGCTTCACCAGCTTCTTGACCATCTCGTTACGGTTTACGGCGCTTTTCTTAGCCATCTGTTCTTTCCTTCCCGCCGGTTACGCTTGAACGAACGGGAATTGGAATTCCTTGAGAAGCGCGCGCGCTTCGTCGTCGGTCTTCGCTGTCGTGGCGACGATGATGTCCATGCCCCACATTTGGTCGATCTGGTCGTAGTTGATCTCCGGGAACACGATGTGTTCCTTCAGACCCATGGCGTAGTTGCCACGACCGTCGAACGAGGTCGGCTTCAGGCCCCGGAAGTCCTTCACCCGCGGCAGAGCGATGGTGATCAGACGGTCCAGGAACTCGTACATGCGGTCCGCACGAAGGGTGACCTTCGCGCCGACAACCATGCCTTCGCGCAGCTTGAAGCCGGCGATGGAGTTACGGGCCTTGGTCGGCAGCGGCTTCTGGCCGGCGATCGCCGCCAGGTCCGCGATGGCCGAGTTGACCTTCTTGGAGTCGGCCACGGCCTCGCCGATACCCATGTTCAGGACGATCTTGTCCAGCTTGGGGATCTGCATCTCGTTGGTATAGCCGAACTGTTCCTTCATCGCGGCGCGGATGCGCTGGCGATAATCGGACTTCAGCCGCGGCTCATAAGCTTGCTCAGCCATTGATCACCTCACCGGTCGTCTTGGCGACGCGGACCTTCTTGTCGCCATCGACACGGAAACCGACGCGGGTCGGCT
The sequence above is drawn from the Phenylobacterium glaciei genome and encodes:
- the rpsE gene encoding 30S ribosomal protein S5, with product MARGNSQGGGDGNRRDRNRGNPAEERADSDIVEKLVHINRVAATVKGGRRFSFAALMIVGDQKGRVGFGHGKAREVPEAIRKATEEAKKTMIRVPLRESRTLHHDGNGRWGAGKVMVRSAPPGTGVIAGGPMRAVLETLGVQDVVGKSVGSSNPYNMVRATFEALKAQSSPRQVAAKRGKKVADVIGRRADGASAAGDGE
- the rplR gene encoding 50S ribosomal protein L18, which gives rise to MALTPRDTAKRRAERTRIRLRSLANGRPRLSVFRSSKQIYAQIIDDARGVTLAAASSLEGEDKTAKGSDKDAAARVGALVAQRAIEKGVKDVVFDRGGYIYHGRVKALADAAREAGLNF
- the rplF gene encoding 50S ribosomal protein L6; the encoded protein is MSRIGKKAVAVPSGVTVTISGQTVEVKGPKGQLSWTLPEEIVVKQEGAELLLTKAVESTRAQAMWGLSRTLVGNMVEGVTTGFEKTLELVGVGYRAAMKGDALSMQLGFSHDVDVPPPAGITFVVPKQTEIKISGIDKQVVGEIASQIRGLRPPEPYKGKGVRYAGEVVRRKEGKKK
- the rpsH gene encoding 30S ribosomal protein S8, which produces MVNDPVGDMIARIKNAATRGRSKVMVPASKMRARVLDVLADEGYIRGYHLVQAPGAFPEFEIELKYFDGQPVIVEIRRVSKPGRRVYSSISDLKPVKNGLGISILSTPKGVMSDTAARDANVGGEVLCRVY
- the rpsN gene encoding 30S ribosomal protein S14, with the translated sequence MAKKSAVNRNEMVKKLVKQFAGKRDALKAVANNESLPLEERFEARLKLAELPRNSSKTRIRNRCEITGRPRAYYRKLRMSRIALRDLGSNGQIPGLVKSSW
- the rplE gene encoding 50S ribosomal protein L5, which gives rise to MAEQAYEPRLKSDYRQRIRAAMKEQFGYTNEMQIPKLDKIVLNMGIGEAVADSKKVNSAIADLAAIAGQKPLPTKARNSIAGFKLREGMVVGAKVTLRADRMYEFLDRLITIALPRVKDFRGLKPTSFDGRGNYAMGLKEHIVFPEINYDQIDQMWGMDIIVATTAKTDDEARALLKEFQFPFVQA